A region from the Aegilops tauschii subsp. strangulata cultivar AL8/78 chromosome 5, Aet v6.0, whole genome shotgun sequence genome encodes:
- the LOC141022822 gene encoding uncharacterized protein: MATKGSEYTAPPDPDISPLLLFHYNNDMPMEESDDDINFSDEDEPDHDEVDKSDGDEEAADEEAEKIHGIESTEEASDGLFLYSTSRMQQSQRRGLDDLESHFYWVTPQGWLLMRHHHSRETFLWNPSTRQRIGLPSGHQRGFLEENTTRCLLSHAPTDPNCVVLVINCRDTVLWYCSPAAGAQWFEHRYDSRMLDQSRNKVVRRMRRLTAFGGMFYADLFRAVVTLRFSPHPTFTVTPVDVRSRRLHSCTEFQLLESCGELFRVSFGQQFFVDEVLHVGVQRLDVAEMAWVKVHSLGDRVFLVNSRYFRASLSAEEAGLKRNCVYFLRHGDKGLYVYNMERGTTTLHNPGQHLHDDVAAEILLIPTS; encoded by the coding sequence ATAAATTTCAGCGATGAAGACGAGCCTGATCATGATGAAGTCGACAAAAGTGATGGTGACGAAGAGGCCGCAGATGAAGAGGCCGAGAAAATTCACGGGATTGAGTCGACTGAGGAGGCAAGCGATGGTCTCTTCTTGTACAGCACAAGTAGAATGCAGCAATCACAACGCAGGGGACTGGATGATCTGGAAAGCCACTTCTACTGGGTAACACCACAAGGTTGGCTGCTCATGCGACACCACCACTCACGCGAGACCTTCCTGTGGAACCCGTCCACGCGTCAGAGAATCGGCCTGCCATCGGGTCATCAGAGGGGATTCCTGGAAGAGAACACCACCAGGTGCTTGCTATCGCATGCGCCCACCGACCCCAACTGCGTCGTGCTAGTGATCAACTGCAGAGACACGGTGCTCTGGTACTGCAGCCCTGCCGCCGGAGCCCAATGGTTTGAGCATAGGTACGACTCACGGATGCTGGACCAAAGCCGCAATAAGGTGGTCAGAAGAATGAGGCGCCTTACCGCATTTGGGGGAATGTTCTACGCAGATTTGTTCCGTGCCGTCGTGACACTCCGGTTCTCGCCGCACCCGACCTTCACGGTAACCCCCGTCGACGTTAGATCGCGTCGGCTGCACAGCTGCACGGAATTTCAGCTGTTGGAATCATGCGGAGAGCTGTTCAGAGTATCCTTCGGCCAACAGTTTTTCGTAGATGAAGTTCTGCATGTTGGTGTTCAGCGGCTGGACGTCGCTGAAATGGCCTGGGTGAAAGTGCACTCTCTGGGTGACAGAGTGTTCCTAGTCAATTCTAGGTACTTCAGGGCATCACTAAGTGCGGAAGAAGCTGGTTTAAAGCGGAACTGCGTATATTTTCTGAGACACGGTGACAAGGGATTATATGTTTACAACATGGAGCGAGGCACCACTACTCTGCATAATCCCGGTCAACATCTGCACGATGATGTGGCTGCTGAAATATTGTTGATACCAACCTCTTGA
- the LOC141022823 gene encoding uncharacterized protein, which yields MGQTKFTASPRSNPVFHHGLIYILLEDGRLAVCDKCRHEEGFEILEKPQGFGFVYEDSYLVESDQGELMVALIGRRGSPVNLFKLNEHTIEWEKMESLDGGALFTGTLTTVMKKTAIKSMQNKIFLPRLYDWPDIVYADFVLCDGEFAFVPGLPHVDNKVKVGNDACSTNMWSCELGQCDNPRDFWETERMDYSIWVDFSNS from the exons atgggaca GACAAAGTTTACAGCGTCACCGAGGTCCAACCCTGTGTTCCACCACGGCTTGATCTATATACTATTAGAAGATGGAAGATTAGCAGTATGCGACAAGTGTAGACATGAAGAAGGATTTGAAATTCTTGAGAAGCCACAGGGTTTTGGGTTTGTATATGAAGACAGCTACTTGGTCGAGTCCGACCAGGGGGAGCTGATGGTCGCCCTCATCGGCCGACGCGGGTCACCTGTCAACCTCTTCAAGCTCAATGAACACACGATAGAGTGGGAGAAGATGGAGAGCCTAGATGGCGGGGCTTTGTTTACGGGCACACTCACGACCGTAATGAAGAAGACTGCCATTAAGTCGATGCAGAACAAGATCTTCCTCCCAAGACTCTACGATTGGCCTGACATCGTTTATGCTGACTTTGTTCTATGCGACGGTGAATTTGCCTTTGTGCCGGGGTTGCCACATGTTGATAACAAGGTGAAGGTTGGCAATGACGCATGTAGCACAAATATGTGGTCTTGCGAATTGGGACAATGCGATAATCCAAGGGACTTTTGGGAGACAGAGAGAATGGATTATAGTATTTGGGTCGATTTTAGCAATAGTTGA